Within Peromyscus leucopus breed LL Stock chromosome 7, UCI_PerLeu_2.1, whole genome shotgun sequence, the genomic segment gcggatctctgtgagttcaaggccagcgtagtctacagagcgagttccaagacagccagagctacacagagaaaccctgtcttgggggaaaaaattcCGTTTTGTCAAAACTGCAGTTGTTTTTACAGCTTTCAGAGATGAAGTACCTGGGTAACAatgaattctgtttttattactagtaaatttttctttattaattcggTTAACTTAATTATATAACATCTTTCTGAACTTTCATGTACAACCTTAAATGCCTAGATTTTGATAATTTTACAGCAATTCCCTTCTGTATCAGGACACTAGTTTGGAAATCCCACCCATCTCATTACTAATATtgttttgagaggaaaaaaaaactgaacaagagGCTCAGTCAACTGGTTTTGTGGCACTACTAAAACAATGTAAGCCTGCTGTCCGCTCTAGGGCGATCTTGCACTTAAAGATGTGTTCATCCTTCAGTTGACCTTATAAAGTTGAGTTATAAAgattaaactatttaaaaatagagGGTATGTGTATGGAAACACTCTTGGTTTCATTCAAAAACCACTGAACGCCGACTTTAtgctaacattttattaaaactatTTGCAACTAGATCCCAAGCTTTGGGACAATcaaggacttttttctttttcctatcccCGAAGTTCACAACACTTGTACGAGTAGCAGAAATGGGAAGCTGTGTTCCAGCACTAATATTCAAGTCTCCTTAAACGCAGGAAGGTCTGCTCAGAGCACCTGGGAAAAGCAGATGTTGACTCGCACCCGCCTGAGGGAAGGGAGAACGGGAACAGTCGCAGAAGGGTTTTGTTtggggttcttttgtttttgtttttcttccgcTACGACGCACTCTAACCCCCGGGTAGAACCGGTCTtttccagcctcagcttctcccTGGAGCCCGGAGCCACACCCCTCCTCCGAGTCCCCTCCCGGTCCCAACCGCAGCTTCCCAAACCCGGAAGTTACACGTGGCAGTGGTCTTGCGCAACTTCCGGCGAGGCTTCCTTCGGAAACTGACGCGGAAGTGCAGGGGAGCGCCGGCTGGTTGTGGCTCCCTTCCATGCCCTCCGCGCCCCGCAGCCCCCGAGCTGGGGCCGGATCATGAGCCTGCTGGGCGGCCTGGCTTCCGAGCCGCGCACCCCGCTGTCCAAGGCCAGGATGAAAAGGCTCCCGAAGAAGAGCCAGAACGAGAAGTACCGGTTGAAGTACCTGCGGCTGCGCAAAGCGGCCAAGGCCACCGTGTTTGTGAGTCTGGGTTCAGCCGCTCTCTCCCTGGGGACAGGTTTCCCCATCTGTTCCTCCCCCAGAGAAACAGTATCAGTCCAGCGTTAATTTCATCACTTTAATAGCCCCCTATCCTTGGATAAGTTACCATTTCTCTAGTCCTGTCTACTCTGTAAACGAGGACTGCGAAGTGCTCCACCAGTAAACTGTAATCGCTACCTTTTTGCCACGTTTCGTTTTCTAGATGAGTTAAGTATTAAGAGTCTTTTAAGGCAAAAACACTGAAGCCCCGAGAGATGGTTTACCCTGACTCCGACTTGAATATCTTGATTACggtttattatttatattacacAGCCTATTTCCTAAGCACACCCCAACCCCAACGCCGTGGCTGACACCTTGCTTAAACAGGCATCTGAATCTTTCAGAAATGCCTGGTTGTGGCTCCCATTGACGAGGCTTCTCCAAGTATTTCTGCCTTCCCTCTAACCCGGTACGGGAAGTGGAACTCATCTCATAAGGAAGCACACTACAGCCTGTTGTGGAGGTGTGTCTCGACTTCCTGCCCTAATTGTAGGGATTTCGGATTTAGCGAATAAACTGCTTTGCCAACCAAGACTTACTAGGGTCTGATAAATCTAATAGACTGTTCTGGCTTAACCAGAGTCACCTCGGTGCTTGGAAATAGATATCCGTTCCAAATGCTCTCACACATCTGAATCAGGAGTTTAACTCTTCTGTCTACAAAATTTCAGTTGAACATATTAGGCCTTTTACATGCATAAGGGAAAGTTTTGACATTAAATCTGTCATTCCTAAAACATtaacatttgtatgtgtgttggggggaaaaAGTACATCAGTGCAGCTCCTTATTTACTGTTCCCTTTTGTCATTTCATGTTAGAATTGCCTACTGCTTAAAATTCGTTATTTAAGGATGATGGTTCCTTTAAGTGTATGAAAATCTTGTGAAGCAAGGGGATGTTTTGAACATCGATTTTGAGGTTCCACCTGGGAAGCATCCAAATGGGCATTTGCTTCAGAATTAGTCTTAAGTTAGACAGTCCGAAGTAAGGAATGATGATACTAAGGATTTTACAcacaatatttaatttcttttctcctttttttctctcttaacatattgttctataaatattttgGGATAGATTGTCCTTGTCAAGGCCAAGGCTGTTGAGCACAGCTAGTCCTTAGAATTTTGTAGTGTGTAAACTCAGGTCTAGGTGGTATATCCTTTTCTCTGCCAAAGGCTACACTAATTGAAGTGACCACATACCTTGATTTGCCAAATGTATGTAAATCCTGGTGTACCATATTGTTCTGGCATACGCCTTAAGAGTGCCCCTGTTCATCGAAAGATGTCCCTTCGTTGGAtaagaaattatgtaatttacTCTGCCTGCCGTGGAACCCAAACTTTACccacagattattttaaaggcatgtcttttattattattattattattattaatgtgtgtgtttcaCCAAGCACATGTAGAAGTTAGCAGACAATTGTCAGGAGtagtttctctccttccagtctgggttctggggatcaaattcaagtaATCTTGCTTGCACAGAAGGTGCCTTGCCCTGCTCAGCAATCTCCCAGTCctgtaaagatgtgttaataGCTTGTGTGCAGAGCAGAATAGCATTTCCCTTTTATCCTGAAGCACAGaggagtttttgtttatttgagatacAGATCTTGTCCCcagaaaatatcttcatttttaagttcattttatgTGATTACAGTCCAttgttttcttaaaggaaaatgcTGCTATTTGTGATGAAATTGCTCGTCTTGAGGAAAAATTCcttaaagcaaaagaagaaagaaggtaaGCTagcttcattttgttgttgttgttgttagtaatGGTGGTAGTAgtattggagattttttttttctccagaggaTTCTTGCACATTGTGTAACCCCTTGACCACTTGAGACAATACAAAGAATCCAAACCTGTGATTTTCCCACCCAAGTTTTGTTGGACTCGGATGGCAAGAGAGTTCCTCTTATCTTTCTGACAAAGCCTTCTTGCTACATGTAATAAGTTATTGTCGCTTCCCAGTTATGCAAACCAAGGGATAAAAAACACTGCTTTTCATTCTACAAATACTCGGTCTGTATTTCCCTATGCAAAGCACAGTGGGTTCATATGAACACCCTTCAGATGCCTGAGGCCTTCCACCCTAAAGGTAGAAGAGCCCTGCTGGTGCAAGAGAAGTGCTAGCTATTATCTTGATTTCTTCAAGTATTGATTATCCTGTGGGGCTTCAATGTCTCCAGGCTCTCATAAGAACCTTATTGTTTGAGTGTGATAATCTTTGTGTATAATTCTGTACTTCCTGGTACTTAAGTAAAATAATgaattgagggggaaaaaaagaaaaaccagaactTGAcgcctctcctcccattcctctccAACCTCAGATACTTGCTGAAGAAGCTCCTCCAGCTTCAGGCTCTAACTGAAGGGGAACCACAGGCGCCAGCTCCTTCCCACAGCTCCAGCTTGCCCCTGGCTTATGGTGTGGCCAGCTCGGTGGGAACTCTCCCGGGAGCTGGGCCCGGCACTGGGGCTGAGGAACCATTTGGGAAGAAAtccaagaaggagaaaaaagaaaggggcaaAGAGAACAACAAACTGGAAGGTATTTAAGAAGACGGTGTATCCGTTGCCTCAGTGGCTCTCCCGATGACGAAGACCCAGTAGACACCAGGGGCCACATGTGTTTCATAAAGGGCCCTAACATCCTTGAGAAGCACGTGTCTCATGGGAGCTACTTTGGAGAGAGTCTGGTTAGACGTGATAGATGGGACAGGCAGCCTGAGGCCTCTGCTCCTCATCTCCTGCCCCTGCTCTCTGGACCTGCTTCCACTGTACTGTTCCCTAGAGGCCGGGAAATGGGCGAGGTGGCCTTTTGAGCACACCGCTAGCTCAGGGATTCCTGTTGTACAGTTGAAGGCTACTGAAAAATGTAAGATGTTTAGCACCGAAATGCTTATGTTAAAGTTGATGACTGTTAGTAGGCAAGTTAGATCTTGGGCTTTGGGGGACAGGCCCATATGGCTATTTAGTGACTACAGACGGTACCTCAGTTCCAGCAATGGTTCAGCCCAGTGCTTTTCCAACTTTACAATTTTATGAAAGCAGGATGCATTGAATTGGACTTtgaattttgatcttttcttAGGATAGTGATATGCAGTGTGAGACTCTGATATTCGCTAATGGCATCAAGCCATAGCTCctagacagacacacacttgtGGAAACACTTGACACTCCACAGTAGACTCTGTGGCCATGATGTTTGTTAAGTTAGGTATATTATCTGCATTAACTTACAGTATTTTCATCTTATGATGGGCTTATGGTGTGAAATGCCGTCATAAAGAGCATCTGTGTAAACCAGGATTGGCTTGCTGCCTTTACCATTCACTTGTAAATTTCCCCTCCCCTTGGCAATGGCAGGGACCTAAAGTGGGTGACCCCAGATTTGCGTTTCAGTTCTGAAGAAAAcatccaagaaaaagaaaatggagggagGTGCTCGCAAGCTGGTTCGGCCCATTGCCCTGGATCCCTCAGGACGGCCTGTGTTCCCCATCGGACTAGGGGGTCTAACAGTATATAGCCTGGGGGAGGTGAGTGAGACCAGCATATAGACAGGATAATCAGAACCATGGGAGTGGGGTTGAGCCTTCCCTGTTCCCACTGGCAGCAGCCCTTTGCTGATCCATACCAACCCCAGAAAATCTCTAGTCCCTGTGAAACCAGGTCAGTTTTGTCTGCTCACGGCCATCACTTTCTGTTTGTCACTCTTCGCAGCCCCAAAGTGGCTCTAAAGGCTGCCATAGTAAACTGGGCTTCTAAAGCCTTAAATGAGCTCAACTCCAGATTGGGGGATCTTTTCTAGATCATCACCAACCGGCCTGGCTTCCATGATGAGAGTGCCATCTACCCTGTGGGCTACTGCAGTACTCGGGTGTTCGCCAGCATGAAGTGTCCAGAGCAGAAGTGTCTGTACACCTGTCAGGTCAAGGACGGCGGTGTGCAGCCGCAGGTACTCACTCCAGCAGGATGACtggcccttttccttctgttgttttctttgttttgagaaccTCCTTTCTCCTTGGCTTTGTAACTGTTCCTTCTTCTGACACACTGTAAGACACTCTGTAGACAATGTTTGTACTGCACCAAGACACAGGAGAACTGACTTGATCTGTCACAGCTATGACAGCTTCTGGGATACAGATTTGTATTTAATTCTCTAGGTGGTACCTTTTCCTTAAACCATAGTAACTTTACCACACATACTGTTACTGTTTGAGGCTAAAACCAGTGGGCTTAGGTGAAGGGCAAATGCATACAGATTACTTGATACATTGTTGCCTCAGCTAAAATACAAGGACCCTCAGGCAAACACTGCAGTTTCAGAGAGCCTTGTTTCACTTTCTGATAGAGCCTCCAATCTCAAAAACTGAGCTGGAAGCATGGTAAGGACCCCAGTAGTAGAACCCCAGCCTGCCTAACGGTGTGAGAAACTGATCACTGTTGGAGCTCTGTCAGGTGGAGCTGGTCTTTGACATCGTCTCAGTCACACAGCGTGCTCCACACAAAGTGTGCTAATAGGAAAAGTTACCATTGTGCAAGGTACCACATTTTCAACATCTGTAAATGCAGTGCGTATCCAATCAGGGTCTCAGAAGTTTAATGAAAATCACATGATTCTTAATTTCCTCCGAGAGAcaaaatgctaaaagaaaaaaatttcttaatgttCTTAGGTCACTAATCACACAAGATTCTAAGTATGATTGATTTATGATAAAAAATTAGCTTCAGTTTTTTCCCCTAACATCAGGTGACTTTAGTTTGATAATATCCAGTATTggcaaagataaagaaaaatgtatacaCAGTAAAAATTGGTAAAGTATCCTTTGGCCCAGACAATTGCTAGGTACTCTTACATAAGTTTCCCAGAGAAATAGAGGGTAACATAGAACAATGTATCTCATTTCTATAAAATACCATTTGTATTTGGACTTAGGGCTGTAAGTGGATAGAAAGGCGTGGAGCAAGTTCAGTGCTGACCACTGGCCCAGtcaagcaagatgtaaagattcAAAATCACGGGCTTTTCTGTTTACTTTGGTTTGAATTTTTAACAACATGGTAAGAAGCTGTTGTGCCCATCTCCTGGCATGTTGTGAGTAGCTTCAGCTCTAGAGAGACGGGAACTATTTGTAGGAGTCATACAACTCTACTTCTCCCCCCTTGCAAATTGACCTTTGTTCTGTCATTCTCAGTTTGAAATTGTTCCTGAAGATGACCCCCAGAATACCATCGTCGGCTCTTCTGCAGATGCCTGTTATGAAGAACTGGTCAGGACCATCAGTTCTGCAACGTAAGTTGGCCACCAGCTTGAGGGCACACTAAAAGGGTCACCATTGGTACAGTTGAGACCCTTGCTGTCTCAGTGCCTAGAGATCTCTGGCTTTACAGAAACCTAAGCTGTATCCTTCAGACTCCTTAGCTGCTATCCTCAGAGTACGCTAGGAAAGCTGAAGTGTGGTATCTGGCCATACCGCCATTCCATTCTTAAGCCTGTCTTCACCTCCTCCTAAGCTCTCATCAAGTTAAAGCTCTCTCCTTTCTGCTTAGGGGGAAACTGATGCCTAACCTGCTTTCATGTGGTGCTGAGTTCTTTGGGTTTTCTCATCCAATCGTCCACAACCTGATTCAGAGTTGTCCAGAAGCTCAAAACTGTGTCAAGTAAGTGTGAGCAAACCTGTTCCACTGATAGGCACTCGGTTGCCAGCTGACCAGTGTCCTAAACTGGCAGCTGAGTGCCAGTTACTCCTTTGTTCATGTATGCATTTCTGTGTCAAAGGTGTGCTGGCTTCTTCACATGCCACAACATTGACCCACTTTCCTACCCATCTAGACAGGGGAGCAGGAAGCCAGTTACCCAGTGTGCTGCATACCCGGTTGATGGCTCTGTATCCAGAATGCTTGATGAGATGTGCTTCAGATGTGGTTTACTGGTGGTCATGTTGGGTTTTTAAAGACTATATgtggaccaggcatggtggtgcacacctttaattcctgcactgaggagccagaggcaggcagatctcttgagttcttgGTCTTCAGATCAAGTTTGggaggggggtggaggaggacgaCTTTATATGCACAAGAGGTAACTTGGGGGTTAAAACCTAAGTCTAAACAGAAAATCCAGTTGTTTcttatacatattacatataccCCCTGGAcagttttataacatttttagTGCACCTTCATTTTAATTGTGACCGTCCTGTGAGATGTGGAATTTCCCATTCATGGTTACACAAAATGCTTTGGAGTATTTTGAACTCAAATTAAGGCTGCTCAATTTGTGCCATTTTCTGTGTGGAACACTGTCACCTGTCACCAGAGGCTTGCCTGCTCAagtttgggttgtttttcttAGCTGATGGTTTTTAGGTATATATCGGGGAAGACCTGATGAAAAAAATAACTTGATCCATTTGGTAGGGCAGGTTATTCTGGACTAGCAGCTCTCAAGAATGATTCCCTTTGGTCCACAGTTATCAGTGGGTGAAGTTTGATGCCTGCAAACCCAGGAAGGGGCAGCTGTCCCAGGAGCTTCCAGAGAACGATGCAGCTATGAGCCTTGAAGCCTTTGATTCACAGACCTTTGATGATGACCACGAGGATTCCATTCTACCAGGTATCTTTTAACTTTGCCTTTCCGGTTTGAAAACCAACCATCTTTAGACTCCTGTACCCTCACCACACCAGTGGGCAGTAAGTAGCATGCTtcactgagccaggcatggtgagtgCAGGGTAAGGGGGACGTGAAGCCTGCCTGGGGCCTGTCCAGAAACTTGAATGTCTCATTCTGTACCTTAAGTGAGACCAAGTGGAAACTGGCAGGTTTGCTGTACAGAGAATAAAACTTAGGTCAGTGTTGGCTTTTGGCCCAATCTATGTTACCTGGATTATTTCCCACAAATGGAAAGTGGTCAGGGATATTAGGGATGTTAGGGTCATAAGGGTTTGTGGGTATGACAATTCACTacatctattcttttttttccccattgttaAAATACCTGTCTGTTCATTTTACCAACGGAGGACAAAATAGGGTTGACTTTTACAAGTGTAAGGAATTAAGAGGTTGTGTGTGCATCCAAACAAAGCAGTCAGTCCTTAGATTCCCAGGCAACGATGCAATTAAGGAGTTGTTTTTTCCAGGATCGCTGGACCTCCCTGAGCTTCAGCATGAAGCCTTTGTGTCATCTTACCAGCCAGAGTTCCTGACACATGAGCCCTTGGGAGACACTGACCTGCAGCACCTGAAGTCTCCATCACAGTGCAGCCCAATGCAGCCTTCAGACTGAAGAGGGTAGAGCCTGCGTCCTTCTCATCCTCACGAGTTTTTAACTTCAACTAAAACTTACTCGTGTGGAAGAAGGCGGCGTTCGAGAAGCAGAGAAGATATTAACACATTTCATCGTGGATGTTCCCATGCTGACAGTGTACCCTGGGATAAACTtcagttgcttttatttttagtaataaaTATCTCTTGACAGTTCtgcttatttttatcttcttgtaGTCAGGATAGGATCATTTGTGCTTAGCTCTCCCTGAAGTGAacttaatctttaaaaacacGCTTAGTCTCTTcgggctgctgtaacaaaataccataaactAGGTAGCTTGTAAACAACAAATTTATTTCTCAGTTTGGGAACCTGGGAAGTCACAGTTCAAGATGCCTGGTGGTAGCCTGCCCCTGGTGATACTTGCCCCTGGTGATAGCTTGCCCCTGGTGATA encodes:
- the Tbrg1 gene encoding transforming growth factor beta regulator 1 isoform X1 → MSLLGGLASEPRTPLSKARMKRLPKKSQNEKYRLKYLRLRKAAKATVFENAAICDEIARLEEKFLKAKEERRYLLKKLLQLQALTEGEPQAPAPSHSSSLPLAYGVASSVGTLPGAGPGTGAEEPFGKKSKKEKKERGKENNKLEVLKKTSKKKKMEGGARKLVRPIALDPSGRPVFPIGLGGLTVYSLGEIITNRPGFHDESAIYPVGYCSTRVFASMKCPEQKCLYTCQVKDGGVQPQFEIVPEDDPQNTIVGSSADACYEELVRTISSATGKLMPNLLSCGAEFFGFSHPIVHNLIQSCPEAQNCVNYQWVKFDACKPRKGQLSQELPENDAAMSLEAFDSQTFDDDHEDSILPGSLDLPELQHEAFVSSYQPEFLTHEPLGDTDLQHLKSPSQCSPMQPSD
- the Tbrg1 gene encoding transforming growth factor beta regulator 1 isoform X2; the encoded protein is MSLLGGLASEPRTPLSKARMKRLPKKSQNEKYRLKYLRLRKAAKATVFENAAICDEIARLEEKFLKAKEERRYLLKKLLQLQALTEGEPQAPAPSHSSSLPLAYGVASSVGTLPGAGPGTGAEEPFGKKSKKEKKERGKENNKLEVLKKTSKKKKMEGGARKLVRPIALDPSGRPVFPIGLGGLTVYSLGEIITNRPGFHDESAIYPVGYCSTRVFASMKCPEQKCLYTCQVKDGGVQPQFEIVPEDDPQNTIVGSSADACYEELVRTISSATYQWVKFDACKPRKGQLSQELPENDAAMSLEAFDSQTFDDDHEDSILPGSLDLPELQHEAFVSSYQPEFLTHEPLGDTDLQHLKSPSQCSPMQPSD